A region from the Inhella inkyongensis genome encodes:
- a CDS encoding GspE/PulE family protein, with amino-acid sequence MNSPAPQRIRLGDLLAQEGLIQSAQLQEALALQKATGRKLGRIFVDNGWVTEAQIAKTVARQLRVPFQDLADTVVRPEAVRALPEGQARRMRAMVLESDALGARVAMADPTDIAAFDEIARIVKKDVQLVAVAESQLLALIDRSYTLGEDIAGLAKELTTEMGAVEDELGELLGLGSAGAEDAPVVRLLQSVFEEALRKRASDIHIEPQEKSLRIRFRIDGVLQIQTEADAKISSAVALRLKLMSGLDISERRLPQDGRFHVKLRASSVDVRISTMPTQHGESVVMRLLNQSTGLLRLEGLGLPPHVAAAIERAIARPSGMFLVTGPTGSGKTTTLYAALNALNSAERKIITVEDPVEYRLPGLNQVQVHEKIDLSFERVLRAALRQDPDVVLVGEMRDQVTAEVGLRAAMTGHLVLSTLHTNDAVSTPIRLLDMGVPRYMVALSLHLVLAQRLLRTLCTHCAEPHAPTPQERAWFDSNGESLEGATLKKGRGCVHCSDTGYSGRTGVYEFVEMDPELINLLNRGDNEGFARAGRAQMKGNTLRHDAMRLVRAGRTTLEEALRVSTAVDED; translated from the coding sequence ATGAACTCACCGGCGCCGCAGCGCATTCGCCTGGGTGACCTGCTTGCGCAGGAGGGGCTGATCCAGTCGGCTCAGCTGCAGGAAGCCTTGGCCCTGCAGAAGGCCACCGGGCGCAAGCTGGGCCGCATTTTTGTGGACAACGGCTGGGTCACTGAGGCCCAGATCGCCAAGACCGTGGCGCGTCAGTTGCGCGTGCCGTTCCAGGATCTGGCCGACACCGTGGTGCGCCCCGAGGCCGTGCGCGCCCTGCCCGAAGGCCAGGCGCGCCGCATGCGCGCCATGGTGTTGGAAAGTGACGCCCTGGGCGCGCGCGTGGCTATGGCCGACCCCACCGATATCGCGGCCTTTGACGAGATTGCGCGCATCGTCAAAAAGGATGTGCAGTTGGTGGCCGTGGCCGAGAGCCAGTTGCTGGCCTTGATCGACCGCAGCTACACCCTGGGCGAGGACATTGCAGGCCTGGCCAAGGAGCTGACCACCGAGATGGGCGCGGTGGAGGACGAGCTCGGCGAGCTGCTGGGGCTGGGCTCGGCCGGCGCCGAGGACGCCCCGGTGGTGCGCCTGTTGCAGTCGGTGTTTGAGGAAGCCCTGCGCAAGCGCGCCAGTGACATTCACATCGAGCCGCAAGAGAAAAGCCTGCGCATCCGCTTTCGCATCGACGGCGTGCTGCAGATCCAGACCGAGGCCGACGCCAAGATTTCCAGCGCTGTGGCGCTGCGCCTCAAGCTCATGAGCGGGCTGGACATCAGCGAGCGCCGCCTGCCGCAGGATGGCCGTTTCCATGTGAAGCTGCGAGCCTCCAGCGTGGATGTGCGCATTTCCACCATGCCGACCCAGCACGGCGAATCGGTGGTGATGCGTCTGCTGAACCAAAGCACCGGCTTGCTGCGCCTGGAGGGCTTGGGCTTGCCGCCCCATGTGGCGGCGGCGATTGAGCGCGCCATTGCGCGGCCCAGCGGCATGTTCCTGGTGACCGGTCCGACAGGTAGCGGCAAGACCACCACGCTCTACGCGGCGCTTAATGCGCTCAATAGCGCCGAGCGCAAGATCATCACGGTGGAAGACCCGGTCGAGTACCGCCTGCCGGGCCTGAATCAGGTGCAGGTGCACGAGAAGATCGATCTGAGCTTCGAGCGCGTGCTGCGCGCCGCCTTGCGTCAGGACCCCGACGTCGTGCTGGTGGGCGAGATGCGCGACCAGGTGACGGCCGAGGTGGGCCTGCGCGCCGCCATGACTGGCCACCTGGTGCTCTCCACCCTGCACACCAACGACGCCGTCTCCACGCCCATCCGCCTGCTGGACATGGGGGTGCCGCGCTATATGGTGGCGCTGTCGCTGCACCTGGTGCTGGCGCAGCGGCTGTTGCGAACCCTGTGCACGCACTGTGCCGAACCCCATGCACCAACACCTCAGGAGCGCGCCTGGTTCGATTCCAACGGCGAGAGCCTGGAGGGCGCCACCCTCAAGAAGGGCCGTGGCTGCGTGCACTGCAGCGACACCGGCTATTCCGGCCGCACGGGGGTGTACGAGTTCGTGGAGATGGACCCGGAGTTGATCAATCTGCTCAACCGCGGCGACAACGAGGGCTTTGCGCGTGCCGGCCGCGCGCAGATGAAAGGCAACACACTGCGCCACGACGCCATGCGCCTCGTGCGCGCCGGCCGCACCACGCTTGAAGAGGCGCTGCGTGTTTCCACGGCTGTGGACGAGGACTGA
- a CDS encoding type II secretion system protein translates to MWSERQRGFTLVEMILAIVILGVGLAGVLMAFQQTARASADPLVNRQLLALAEGLLEEALSKPYKVGAGTGGTCRANFDDVRDYNGYSAAPCEVGGGAVASLSSYNLAVAVSAQTLSGVNNALRVEVTASRGTDTLSLVGWRTDYAGP, encoded by the coding sequence ATGTGGAGTGAGCGTCAGCGTGGCTTCACCCTCGTTGAGATGATCCTGGCCATCGTCATCCTGGGTGTCGGATTGGCAGGGGTGCTGATGGCCTTTCAGCAGACGGCACGCGCCTCGGCCGACCCGTTGGTGAATCGGCAGCTACTGGCCTTGGCCGAAGGCCTTCTGGAAGAGGCGTTGAGCAAGCCCTACAAGGTGGGCGCAGGCACCGGCGGCACTTGTCGAGCCAACTTTGATGATGTGCGGGACTACAACGGCTACAGCGCGGCGCCCTGTGAGGTGGGTGGTGGCGCGGTGGCCAGCCTGTCGAGCTACAACCTGGCCGTAGCGGTCTCGGCCCAGACCCTTTCGGGTGTCAACAACGCATTGCGTGTTGAGGTCACGGCCAGCCGTGGCACGGACACGCTCAGCCTGGTCGGTTGGCGCACCGACTACGCCGGGCCATGA
- a CDS encoding type II secretion system F family protein: protein MPRFAYTGRSAQGRVSGELEAASAGAVADQLRVQGITVLSVQGAAGGASGPPLMERLQAWLRRGIQPVDMLMFTRQLHTLLRSGVPILRALAGLTESATSERMKETLTAVRQSLESGIELSRCFAQQSHVFDHFFIAMVRVGEMTGRLDEVFLRLFHHQEFEMLMGKQVKSALRYPLFVMAAMVAAIGVINVMVIPAFAGVFAKLGAELPWATRALLATSRFTLDYGWALVLAAGAGTFALKRWIGTESGRLAWDRFKLRLPIAGQIVLKAQLARFARSLALALRSGVPVEQALTVVAQTAENQHIAQKIEGMRGAIERGESLLRAAVATEVFTPVVLQMIAVGEETGAVDELMQEVADLYSSDVEYELKTLGQQIEPILIVFLGVLVLILALGVFLPIWDLGRVSFKR from the coding sequence ATGCCCCGCTTCGCTTACACCGGACGCAGCGCCCAGGGCCGTGTGAGCGGCGAACTGGAAGCGGCCAGCGCCGGTGCAGTGGCCGATCAGTTGCGAGTTCAGGGCATCACGGTGCTCTCGGTCCAGGGCGCTGCGGGCGGCGCAAGCGGGCCGCCGCTGATGGAACGCCTGCAGGCCTGGCTGCGCCGCGGCATCCAGCCGGTGGACATGTTGATGTTCACGCGCCAGCTGCACACCCTGCTGCGTTCGGGTGTGCCCATCTTGCGTGCGCTGGCGGGGCTGACCGAGTCGGCTACCAGCGAGCGCATGAAGGAAACCTTGACGGCGGTGCGGCAGAGCCTGGAGTCGGGTATCGAACTGAGCCGCTGCTTTGCGCAGCAAAGCCATGTGTTCGATCACTTCTTCATCGCCATGGTGCGCGTGGGTGAAATGACCGGGCGCTTGGATGAGGTCTTCTTGCGCCTCTTCCACCACCAAGAATTCGAGATGCTGATGGGCAAGCAGGTCAAGTCGGCCCTGCGCTACCCCCTCTTCGTCATGGCCGCCATGGTGGCGGCCATTGGCGTCATCAATGTGATGGTGATCCCGGCCTTCGCCGGCGTATTCGCAAAGCTGGGGGCTGAGTTGCCCTGGGCCACACGGGCTTTGCTGGCGACCTCGCGCTTCACGCTGGACTACGGCTGGGCACTGGTGCTGGCGGCGGGGGCAGGGACCTTTGCGCTGAAGCGTTGGATCGGTACGGAGTCCGGTCGCCTGGCCTGGGACCGCTTCAAGCTGCGCCTGCCCATCGCGGGCCAGATCGTGCTGAAGGCCCAGTTGGCCCGTTTTGCACGCAGCCTGGCGCTGGCCCTGCGCAGCGGGGTGCCCGTGGAACAAGCCCTGACGGTGGTGGCGCAAACGGCCGAGAACCAGCACATCGCCCAGAAGATCGAGGGCATGCGCGGCGCGATTGAGCGGGGTGAGTCCCTGCTGCGCGCGGCGGTTGCGACCGAAGTGTTCACGCCCGTGGTGCTGCAAATGATTGCGGTGGGCGAGGAGACCGGCGCGGTCGACGAGCTGATGCAAGAGGTGGCGGACCTCTACAGCAGCGATGTCGAGTACGAACTCAAGACCCTTGGCCAGCAGATCGAACCGATCTTGATCGTATTCCTGGGCGTCTTGGTGCTGATCCTGGCGCTCGGTGTGTTCCTGCCGATCTGGGACCTGGGCCGGGTCTCCTTCAAGCGATGA
- the mshL gene encoding pilus (MSHA type) biogenesis protein MshL: MKPWVFSLCLVALACAQGLQAAGPNSRSLGEPRSANPSVLPQLDRFDIALVDAPAAQVFLQIAQGSPYQVLVGPEVNGKISLNLRQTTVIEALDAIKELYGYDYKLAGDKVYVYSNAVQTRIFRINYLPGRRQGESDTRVSTSALAVGGSNQGSGGSGNNTGTGNSGSSGSGSSQLRSFESAQVRTTSDANFWSEVRESLTLLVGQGGGRSLVLNPSAGVIVVRAPGPELVQVEQYLQAIQVSIERQVMLEAKILEVSLSDDAKTGINWGAFGQVLNGARGGQLSIGVGQPGGLIRPGGSLTDGSNVVVTPGSTIDLNPLGRGFYGLAFQATNFAAMLNFLESQGDVHVLSSPRIATLNNQKALLKVGSDELYVTGISNNNSSTTNTNGSTSNSNVPTLQLTPFFSGIVLDVTPQIDPNGQVMLHVHPSISLVTEREKILNLGTLGNFRLPLATASINETDSIVRVGDGQIVAIGGLMTQELRDDRSGLPGLSGLPVVGNLFGQKSKVNRKRELVILIKPTVIPADGRWPAELSAPKLPEPPTPERKQP, translated from the coding sequence ATGAAGCCTTGGGTCTTTTCGTTGTGCCTGGTCGCCTTGGCTTGCGCCCAGGGCCTGCAGGCCGCTGGCCCCAACTCCCGCAGCCTGGGGGAGCCGCGCAGCGCCAATCCCAGTGTGCTGCCGCAGTTGGATCGCTTCGACATCGCCTTGGTGGATGCACCGGCGGCCCAGGTCTTTTTGCAGATCGCCCAGGGCTCGCCCTACCAGGTGTTGGTGGGGCCCGAGGTCAACGGCAAGATCAGCCTGAATCTGCGCCAGACCACGGTGATCGAGGCGCTCGATGCCATCAAGGAGCTCTACGGCTACGACTACAAGCTGGCGGGCGACAAGGTCTACGTCTATTCCAACGCGGTGCAGACGCGCATCTTTCGCATCAACTACCTGCCCGGCCGGCGCCAGGGCGAGAGCGACACACGGGTCTCAACCAGCGCGTTGGCGGTAGGCGGCAGCAACCAGGGCTCTGGCGGCTCGGGGAACAACACCGGGACGGGCAACAGCGGCAGCAGTGGTTCCGGCAGCAGTCAGCTGCGCAGCTTCGAGTCCGCCCAGGTGCGCACCACCTCGGACGCCAACTTCTGGAGCGAAGTGCGCGAATCCTTGACCCTGCTGGTGGGGCAGGGCGGTGGGCGCTCGCTGGTGCTCAACCCTTCGGCTGGCGTGATCGTGGTGCGCGCACCCGGCCCCGAACTGGTGCAGGTGGAGCAATACCTGCAGGCCATCCAGGTCAGCATCGAGCGCCAGGTGATGCTGGAGGCCAAGATCCTGGAAGTGAGCCTCAGCGACGATGCCAAGACCGGCATCAATTGGGGCGCCTTCGGCCAGGTGCTGAACGGTGCGCGCGGCGGGCAGCTCAGCATCGGCGTGGGTCAGCCCGGCGGTCTGATTCGCCCGGGGGGCAGCCTCACGGACGGCAGCAATGTGGTGGTCACGCCGGGTTCGACCATCGATCTGAATCCTTTGGGTCGGGGCTTTTATGGCCTGGCCTTTCAGGCGACCAACTTTGCCGCCATGTTGAACTTCCTGGAGAGCCAGGGCGATGTGCATGTGCTGTCCAGTCCCCGCATCGCCACGCTGAACAACCAGAAGGCGCTCTTGAAGGTGGGCTCGGACGAGCTCTATGTGACCGGCATCAGCAACAACAACAGCAGCACCACCAACACCAACGGCAGCACCAGCAATAGCAATGTGCCGACTCTGCAGCTCACGCCCTTCTTCTCCGGCATCGTGCTGGATGTGACGCCGCAGATCGACCCCAATGGGCAGGTGATGCTGCATGTGCACCCGTCCATCAGCTTGGTGACCGAGCGCGAGAAGATTCTCAATCTGGGCACCTTGGGCAATTTCCGCCTGCCGCTGGCTACAGCGTCCATCAACGAAACCGATTCCATCGTGCGTGTGGGCGATGGCCAGATCGTGGCCATTGGCGGCCTGATGACCCAGGAACTGCGCGACGACCGCAGCGGCCTGCCAGGGCTTTCCGGCCTGCCGGTGGTGGGTAATTTGTTTGGGCAGAAGAGCAAGGTCAATCGCAAACGCGAGCTCGTGATCCTGATCAAGCCCACAGTCATCCCGGCCGATGGACGCTGGCCGGCCGAGCTGAGCGCGCCCAAGTTGCCTGAGCCGCCGACGCCGGAACGCAAGCAGCCATGA
- a CDS encoding prepilin-type N-terminal cleavage/methylation domain-containing protein, whose amino-acid sequence MNASFIDRRGFTLIELVAVLLLVGVLAVAVLPRLSGLGELRIDAWREQAAAGLRLAAATAVGHRRLVCASLSSSGELALEVAQAPDATACGNPLTGPDGLAQVAQAVGNTVTATPAATLYFQPNGRVSQDAAGAQVSNFVISASGMSDLLVYGQSGHVE is encoded by the coding sequence ATGAACGCCAGCTTTATTGATCGCCGGGGCTTCACGCTGATCGAGCTGGTGGCGGTGCTGCTGCTGGTGGGCGTGTTGGCGGTGGCCGTGCTGCCGCGCCTTAGCGGCCTGGGTGAGCTGCGCATCGATGCCTGGCGCGAGCAGGCGGCGGCCGGGTTGCGCCTGGCGGCGGCCACGGCCGTTGGCCACCGCCGCCTGGTGTGCGCCAGCCTGAGCAGCTCGGGTGAGCTGGCCTTGGAGGTGGCCCAGGCGCCCGATGCCACCGCCTGTGGCAACCCACTGACCGGCCCGGACGGCCTGGCTCAAGTGGCGCAGGCGGTGGGCAACACGGTGACGGCGACGCCGGCCGCCACCCTGTACTTCCAGCCCAATGGGCGCGTCAGTCAGGATGCTGCGGGCGCCCAGGTCAGTAATTTCGTGATCTCGGCCAGCGGCATGAGTGATTTGCTGGTTTACGGGCAGAGTGGCCATGTGGAGTGA
- the pilM gene encoding type IV pilus biogenesis protein PilM: protein MLRARSEPGWTALLPLGESLRAAHLVAGKGGQPPRLIWTWQGAWGEDEELCAATLSALRRAHPTQTRRVWLLERAHYQIVPTEAPPELPAAEWRDALRWQLKGQIEFAAEDAALDLLRIPVDPAQRRQTPLLAVLAPKARLRPWVEACEQARLPLAAIDIPETALRNVCGRLEPAGRAQALLSFGSGQGALVVTQDGELLMYRQIELSAETLVHDDDARREAALDRAALEVQRTLDSFERSFSHLSLGRVLVAPGPGMAALVAHLGGLVATKVEVLDLATVLDLTAEPGLQGAEGARWLLALGAALRED, encoded by the coding sequence TTGCTACGCGCTCGATCGGAACCCGGCTGGACGGCCCTGCTGCCCTTGGGCGAGAGCCTGCGTGCCGCGCATCTGGTGGCGGGCAAAGGCGGCCAGCCGCCCCGCCTGATCTGGACCTGGCAGGGGGCCTGGGGTGAGGACGAGGAACTCTGCGCGGCCACCTTGTCGGCCCTGCGGCGCGCCCATCCCACTCAGACCCGGCGCGTGTGGCTGCTGGAGCGCGCCCACTACCAGATCGTGCCCACCGAGGCGCCGCCCGAGTTGCCCGCTGCCGAGTGGCGCGATGCCCTGCGTTGGCAGCTCAAGGGCCAAATCGAGTTCGCCGCTGAGGATGCGGCCTTGGACCTGCTGCGCATTCCGGTGGATCCGGCGCAACGCCGTCAGACGCCTCTGCTGGCGGTGCTGGCACCCAAGGCGCGCCTGCGTCCCTGGGTCGAGGCCTGTGAGCAGGCGCGGCTGCCGCTGGCCGCCATCGACATTCCCGAAACCGCATTGCGCAATGTCTGTGGCCGCTTGGAGCCTGCTGGGCGCGCCCAGGCCCTGCTGAGTTTTGGCAGCGGTCAGGGGGCGCTGGTCGTGACCCAGGACGGCGAATTGCTGATGTATCGCCAGATTGAGTTGAGCGCCGAGACCCTGGTGCACGACGACGACGCCCGCCGCGAGGCCGCGTTGGACCGGGCGGCCCTGGAAGTGCAGCGCACGCTGGACAGCTTTGAGCGCAGCTTCAGTCACCTCAGCCTGGGGCGGGTGCTGGTGGCGCCCGGGCCGGGCATGGCGGCCCTGGTGGCTCATCTGGGCGGCCTGGTGGCCACAAAGGTTGAGGTGCTGGACCTGGCCACCGTGCTGGATCTGACGGCCGAGCCCGGTCTGCAGGGCGCCGAAGGCGCGCGCTGGCTGCTGGCCCTGGGCGCGGCCCTGCGCGAGGACTGA
- a CDS encoding prepilin-type N-terminal cleavage/methylation domain-containing protein produces MRKSNLQSGFTIIELIVVIVILGILAATALPKFVDLGSDARNAAVQGVAGAAGSAMTVNYAGCSVTNHSTAGANAKKCRTVSSCASTGDVLQGGVPSGYTVAASGAAPAAGNGNDFQCSVAPSDGSASAVGFAAVTAGN; encoded by the coding sequence ATGCGCAAATCGAATCTGCAGTCCGGCTTCACCATCATTGAGCTGATCGTGGTGATCGTGATCCTGGGCATCCTGGCGGCGACGGCGTTGCCGAAGTTTGTTGACTTGGGCTCTGACGCACGCAATGCCGCGGTCCAAGGGGTCGCCGGCGCAGCCGGCTCGGCCATGACAGTCAATTACGCGGGCTGCTCGGTCACGAACCACAGCACGGCGGGCGCCAATGCCAAGAAGTGCCGCACGGTTTCTTCGTGTGCGAGCACCGGCGATGTTCTTCAGGGCGGTGTGCCGAGTGGTTACACGGTTGCGGCCTCTGGTGCGGCACCTGCCGCGGGAAATGGCAACGATTTCCAGTGCTCCGTCGCACCGAGTGATGGAAGTGCCAGCGCGGTGGGGTTTGCCGCCGTCACAGCTGGCAACTGA
- a CDS encoding PilN domain-containing protein has translation MAQQLNLFDPSLRPEQRWLRASTALILLVLMALLLWGASLALRQAARSTEQQAATREAELRTLSAALQATPDGAQMQTLEQLRQQLAQAQQWEIQMRTLPAAPAGQQVLEALAQASGDEIWLTQMQWQARDAQLSLEGRLMEPKRLPLYLRRLEAQPALRGQSFLRVQLRPAPDSVDAAVPGPAHFQLHSSPSLAGTQ, from the coding sequence ATGGCCCAGCAACTCAATCTCTTTGACCCCAGCCTGCGCCCCGAGCAGCGTTGGTTGCGCGCCAGCACGGCACTGATCCTTTTGGTCCTGATGGCCCTGTTGCTGTGGGGCGCCAGTCTGGCACTGCGGCAGGCCGCGCGCAGCACGGAACAGCAAGCGGCGACCCGCGAGGCTGAGCTGCGCACGCTGAGTGCCGCGCTGCAGGCCACGCCAGATGGCGCCCAGATGCAGACCTTGGAGCAATTGCGGCAGCAGCTGGCCCAAGCGCAACAGTGGGAGATCCAGATGCGCACCTTGCCCGCCGCGCCGGCCGGGCAGCAGGTGCTGGAAGCGCTGGCCCAGGCCAGCGGCGATGAAATCTGGCTCACGCAGATGCAGTGGCAGGCCAGGGATGCTCAGCTGTCGCTGGAGGGGCGCCTGATGGAGCCCAAGCGCCTGCCGCTTTATCTGCGCCGCTTGGAGGCCCAGCCGGCATTGCGTGGCCAGTCCTTCTTGCGGGTGCAGCTGCGCCCCGCGCCCGATTCGGTGGACGCGGCTGTGCCGGGTCCGGCTCACTTTCAGCTGCACAGCAGCCCCAGCCTGGCGGGAACGCAATGA
- a CDS encoding DUF6701 domain-containing protein — translation MKVYDAARCLTGLARQCWLLGVLTSLLPNTGAWAANVCVFKAAGSCASQSGRGNRAWNNASRAVSSNNSWADVTLPGTNDSHYLVCQNFGHAIPAGATLTEVKVWVERSASDSNTIFDGEIRLAKAGVIQTSGSNGASNFYWPTSDGWIVYYGPPSAWGVSLTVADINHSGFGAVIAADKSGGGPETAYIDQVATEICYDTAPTGPHHLQIEASSNTGVTCAPATFTVRACADAACTTYYTGGVSGSLASSNGAWLWPTGASFSIAAGSSSVTLQGQLPVVGSSTLSVASSSPSATSAATCLLGGSTSCVFSASAAGFLLSAPHHVSDTAQTLTVAAVKQSDNSPSCTPAFVNTSKTVTLGCSYVNPGTGTLPVTLGGAASRVAGASSASCGSVSRSLAFNASGQASTSLRYADVGRIGLSASYTGSGADAGLVMSGSTEAVVAPQDFEFSNLPAGSLTAGVGFGLRISARNASGAVVPNFGQELTAEGVSLSHTRISPTGTGAVNGAFSGTVGSFSAGVANPTGLAWSEVGTLALTAQLTSGSYLGAGGNPSGNTAAGAIGPFRPHHFRVQVTPACGAYSYAGQPLQTVTVTARNAQNAATQNYDGSSNTSPNFAQAIRFSEVSASGLGSFSPSTWAASRFVAGVATASRPLATTLQYDFSAKESGPLTLALRAAEDISGGVSSSAGTGTEPSLQIQSGRMRIESRIGSAGSSLGLPLRLETWSGSSWVLATADSCTVLAAPSVALSGRVNGKGDTAVWTNSVSLGSFVAGRATLTLGATNPKSVGSMAVAINLGETSADSACLSVHPSTTGAKMPWLRSRFGSCASAWASDPSARASFGLINAESQKRIHERQLY, via the coding sequence GTGAAGGTGTACGACGCGGCTAGATGCTTGACTGGGCTGGCGCGCCAATGTTGGTTGTTGGGAGTGCTGACTTCCCTCCTGCCAAATACAGGCGCGTGGGCGGCCAACGTGTGCGTGTTCAAGGCGGCGGGCAGTTGTGCCAGTCAGTCCGGCCGTGGAAACCGCGCTTGGAACAACGCCAGTCGAGCCGTTTCCAGCAACAACTCTTGGGCGGATGTCACGCTGCCCGGGACCAACGATTCGCACTATTTGGTGTGCCAGAACTTTGGGCATGCCATTCCGGCTGGGGCGACCCTCACGGAAGTTAAGGTATGGGTGGAGCGCTCAGCTTCCGATAGCAACACCATCTTCGATGGCGAAATTCGCTTGGCCAAGGCAGGTGTGATTCAGACCAGTGGGTCCAATGGCGCGTCGAATTTCTACTGGCCGACTTCCGATGGATGGATCGTCTATTACGGCCCGCCGTCGGCATGGGGCGTCAGCCTCACTGTTGCTGATATCAATCATTCGGGATTCGGTGCGGTAATCGCAGCCGACAAAAGTGGTGGCGGTCCCGAAACCGCCTATATCGACCAAGTGGCCACTGAAATCTGCTACGACACTGCGCCCACCGGCCCTCATCACCTGCAAATTGAAGCCAGCAGCAACACGGGAGTGACCTGCGCCCCGGCCACCTTCACGGTGCGCGCCTGTGCCGATGCGGCCTGCACAACCTATTACACCGGGGGCGTCTCTGGCAGTCTGGCCAGCAGCAATGGAGCTTGGCTGTGGCCAACGGGCGCCAGCTTCAGCATCGCCGCCGGCAGCAGCAGCGTGACCCTGCAAGGCCAATTGCCGGTGGTGGGCAGCAGCACCCTGTCAGTGGCCAGCAGTTCCCCGAGCGCCACGTCGGCTGCCACTTGTTTGCTGGGCGGTAGTACCAGTTGTGTGTTCAGCGCCAGTGCGGCGGGCTTTTTGCTTTCGGCGCCCCATCATGTGTCGGACACCGCTCAGACACTCACTGTGGCCGCGGTCAAACAGAGCGACAACAGCCCCTCCTGCACACCCGCTTTCGTCAATACCAGTAAGACGGTGACGCTGGGCTGCAGCTATGTGAATCCCGGCACGGGAACCCTGCCGGTGACCCTGGGTGGGGCGGCCAGCCGTGTGGCCGGCGCCAGCAGCGCCAGTTGCGGCAGCGTCAGCCGCAGCTTGGCGTTCAATGCGTCCGGGCAGGCCAGCACGAGCTTGCGCTATGCCGATGTGGGCCGAATCGGGCTGAGCGCCAGTTACACCGGTAGCGGTGCCGATGCCGGGTTGGTGATGAGCGGCAGCACCGAGGCGGTGGTGGCGCCTCAGGATTTCGAATTCAGCAACCTGCCGGCGGGCAGTCTGACAGCGGGTGTCGGATTCGGCCTGCGCATCAGCGCGCGCAATGCCAGCGGCGCCGTCGTGCCTAACTTTGGTCAAGAACTGACAGCCGAGGGGGTGAGCCTTAGCCACACCCGCATCAGTCCGACGGGTACGGGGGCGGTGAACGGCGCTTTCTCTGGAACGGTCGGCAGCTTCAGTGCGGGAGTGGCCAACCCCACAGGCTTGGCCTGGAGCGAAGTCGGTACCTTGGCACTTACAGCCCAATTGACCAGTGGCAGCTATCTTGGCGCGGGGGGCAACCCCAGCGGCAACACAGCGGCGGGCGCCATCGGTCCTTTCCGTCCGCACCACTTCCGAGTGCAGGTTACTCCCGCATGCGGCGCCTACAGCTATGCCGGGCAACCATTGCAGACCGTGACCGTCACGGCACGCAATGCGCAAAACGCAGCCACCCAGAACTACGACGGCAGCAGTAACACCTCGCCCAACTTCGCGCAGGCGATTCGCTTCTCTGAGGTCAGTGCTTCGGGCTTGGGCAGCTTCAGCCCCAGCACCTGGGCGGCGAGTCGTTTTGTGGCCGGAGTGGCCACTGCCAGCCGTCCCTTGGCGACGACCTTGCAGTACGACTTTTCCGCTAAGGAGAGCGGTCCTTTGACCTTGGCACTGAGGGCTGCGGAGGACATCAGCGGCGGTGTGAGCTCAAGCGCTGGCACTGGCACCGAACCCAGCCTGCAGATTCAAAGTGGGCGCATGCGTATCGAGAGCCGCATCGGGTCGGCTGGATCTTCGCTGGGCCTGCCGCTCCGCCTGGAAACTTGGAGCGGTTCGAGTTGGGTACTGGCAACGGCAGATAGTTGCACCGTCCTCGCGGCACCATCGGTGGCGCTTTCGGGTCGCGTAAACGGAAAGGGCGATACGGCAGTTTGGACCAATTCTGTGAGTCTGGGGAGTTTTGTGGCTGGGCGTGCCACTTTGACCCTGGGAGCCACCAATCCAAAGAGCGTGGGCTCGATGGCGGTGGCGATCAATCTGGGTGAAACCAGTGCTGACAGCGCCTGTCTTTCGGTTCACCCGAGTACGACCGGCGCCAAGATGCCCTGGCTTCGCTCGCGCTTTGGCAGCTGCGCCAGCGCCTGGGCCAGCGACCCGAGTGCTCGCGCCAGTTTTGGGCTGATCAATGCGGAAAGCCAGAAGCGCATCCATGAACGCCAGCTTTATTGA